Proteins from a single region of Cryptosporangium phraense:
- a CDS encoding transaminase: protein MNTRLERLLDRERARYAELHPRSASAYANAKNLFGRTPMTWMAKQAGGFPLYLASARGARVTDLDGHTYIDLCLGDTGAMAGHSPAPVVEAVQKRFKDLGGATAMLPTEDAAWVGEELTRRFGLPQWSLALTATDANRWAIRLARAITGRPKILVNSYCYHGSVDESLIVVGPDGTPQIREGNVGAPVDTRVTSRVAEYNDPHRLAQELEHGDVAAVLMEPALTNIGIVLPEPGYLEKVRELTRAHGTLLINDETHTFSAGPGGCTRAWSLDPDIVTIGKAIGGGVPVGAYGLSQEVSERIEARTDLDLIDMGGVGGTLAGNALSVAATRATLEHVLTDEAMAGMTALGTYLAEGTRQAIATMPWSVAQVGARAEYRFANPAPRTGGESHAAENPALDDYLHVYAANRGILLTPFHNMALVCPETTQEDIDAHLEVLEAAVKELEQDG, encoded by the coding sequence GTGAACACCCGTCTGGAACGACTCCTCGACCGCGAGCGCGCCCGCTACGCCGAACTGCATCCCCGCTCGGCCTCGGCCTACGCGAACGCGAAGAATCTCTTCGGCCGCACGCCGATGACCTGGATGGCCAAGCAGGCCGGCGGGTTCCCGCTCTACCTGGCGTCCGCACGCGGAGCGCGGGTGACCGACCTCGACGGGCACACCTACATCGACCTCTGCCTGGGCGACACCGGCGCGATGGCCGGCCACTCCCCCGCCCCGGTCGTGGAGGCCGTCCAGAAAAGGTTCAAAGACCTAGGCGGCGCCACCGCCATGCTCCCCACCGAGGACGCCGCCTGGGTCGGTGAAGAACTCACCCGCCGGTTCGGCCTCCCGCAGTGGAGCCTGGCCCTCACCGCCACCGACGCCAACCGCTGGGCCATCCGGCTGGCCCGAGCCATCACCGGCAGACCAAAGATCCTGGTCAACAGCTACTGCTACCACGGCAGCGTCGACGAGTCGCTGATCGTCGTCGGGCCGGACGGAACACCACAGATCCGCGAGGGCAACGTCGGCGCCCCGGTCGACACCCGGGTCACCAGCCGGGTCGCCGAGTACAACGACCCCCACCGCCTGGCCCAAGAACTCGAACACGGTGACGTCGCCGCGGTGCTGATGGAACCCGCGCTCACCAACATCGGCATCGTGCTGCCCGAGCCCGGCTACCTGGAGAAGGTCCGCGAGCTGACCCGGGCCCACGGAACCCTGCTGATCAACGACGAGACCCACACGTTCTCGGCCGGCCCCGGCGGCTGCACCCGCGCCTGGAGCCTCGACCCCGACATCGTGACGATCGGCAAGGCGATCGGCGGGGGTGTGCCGGTGGGCGCCTATGGCCTGTCCCAAGAGGTCAGCGAACGGATCGAAGCACGAACCGACCTCGACCTCATCGACATGGGCGGCGTCGGCGGCACGCTGGCCGGCAACGCGCTGAGCGTCGCCGCCACGAGAGCCACCCTCGAACACGTCCTCACCGACGAGGCGATGGCCGGGATGACCGCGCTCGGTACGTACCTGGCCGAGGGCACGCGCCAGGCGATCGCCACGATGCCCTGGTCAGTGGCCCAGGTCGGCGCCCGGGCCGAGTATCGGTTCGCGAACCCGGCCCCGCGCACCGGCGGCGAGTCCCACGCCGCCGAGAACCCAGCTCTCGACGACTACCTGCACGTCTACGCGGCCAACCGGGGCATCCTGCTCACCCCGTTCCACAACATGGCCCTGGTCTGCCCGGAAACGACCCAGGAAGACATCGACGCCCACCTCGAAGTCCTCGAAGCAGCCGTCAAAGAGCTAGAACAGGACGGTTGA
- a CDS encoding DNA polymerase Y family protein has translation MNSPVRVAAVWCPDWPVVAAATDANISLHLPIAVLAANRVVACSEVARADGVRRGLRRREAQSLCPELVLLDDDPDRDARAFEPVVAAVEELAPGVEIIRPGLCAFRVRGPARYFGSETDVAERVVDTIAERTGAEVLVGVAEGVFAAGLAARHGGIVPPGETPAFLAPLDLAVVDRPELVSLMRRLGIHTVGAFAALPAQDVLARFGPDGAAAHRLARGLEPRPLVARLPPVDLSASKEIDPPADRVDTVAFVARTLAEEFAERLTSYGLACTRLIIEASTEHGEELSRTWRHDGVLTVADIADRVRWQLDGWLTGRSREDRPTAGVTRVRLAPEDVVEHGGAQLGLWGDTGADDERAHRALTRVQGLLGPEAVVTPVLGGGRDPESRVRYVAWRDAREPSLPLEPPWPGLLPPPAPATVPPNSPPVSVLGENGEPVGVTGRAFLTGLPTTVSLGRGPGRNVVAWAGPWPADERWWSPVQARRRAWMQVVLDGAEPSAFLLALESGTWQLAGIYD, from the coding sequence ATGAATAGCCCCGTTCGAGTCGCAGCAGTCTGGTGCCCCGACTGGCCCGTCGTGGCGGCGGCCACCGACGCCAACATCTCCCTGCATCTCCCGATCGCGGTCCTGGCCGCCAACCGGGTCGTCGCCTGCTCCGAGGTAGCCCGGGCCGACGGCGTCCGCCGTGGCCTGCGTCGGCGGGAGGCGCAATCGCTCTGCCCCGAGCTGGTCCTGCTCGACGACGACCCCGATCGCGACGCTCGGGCGTTCGAGCCGGTAGTGGCCGCGGTGGAGGAGCTGGCCCCGGGCGTCGAGATCATCCGCCCCGGGCTGTGCGCATTTCGCGTCCGCGGGCCGGCCCGCTACTTCGGCTCCGAGACCGACGTCGCCGAGCGCGTCGTCGACACGATCGCCGAACGCACCGGCGCCGAAGTGCTGGTCGGCGTGGCCGAGGGCGTCTTCGCGGCCGGGCTCGCGGCCCGGCACGGCGGCATCGTCCCGCCCGGCGAGACGCCGGCGTTCCTCGCCCCACTCGACCTCGCGGTCGTCGACCGCCCCGAGCTGGTCAGCCTGATGCGCCGGCTGGGCATCCACACGGTCGGCGCGTTCGCCGCGCTGCCGGCCCAGGACGTCCTGGCCCGGTTCGGCCCGGACGGCGCGGCCGCGCACCGGCTGGCCCGCGGGCTGGAGCCCCGCCCGCTGGTGGCCCGGCTGCCTCCGGTCGACCTGTCCGCCTCCAAAGAGATCGACCCGCCGGCCGACCGCGTCGACACGGTCGCCTTCGTCGCCCGGACGCTCGCCGAGGAGTTCGCCGAGCGGCTCACGAGCTACGGCCTGGCTTGCACGCGCCTGATCATCGAAGCCTCCACCGAACACGGCGAAGAACTCAGCCGCACCTGGCGGCACGACGGCGTCCTCACGGTCGCCGACATCGCCGACCGGGTCCGCTGGCAGCTCGACGGCTGGCTCACCGGCCGCTCCCGCGAAGATCGCCCGACCGCGGGCGTCACCCGGGTCCGGCTGGCCCCCGAGGACGTCGTCGAGCACGGCGGCGCCCAGCTCGGGCTCTGGGGCGACACCGGCGCCGACGACGAGCGGGCGCACCGGGCCCTGACCCGCGTACAGGGCCTGCTCGGTCCGGAGGCCGTCGTGACGCCGGTCCTCGGCGGCGGTCGCGACCCGGAGAGCCGGGTCCGGTACGTGGCCTGGCGGGACGCCCGCGAGCCGTCGCTGCCCCTCGAACCACCGTGGCCGGGGCTACTCCCCCCGCCGGCCCCGGCCACGGTGCCCCCGAATTCGCCTCCGGTCAGCGTCCTCGGAGAAAACGGCGAGCCGGTAGGCGTCACCGGGCGGGCCTTTCTCACCGGTCTGCCGACGACGGTGAGCCTGGGCCGCGGCCCGGGCCGGAACGTGGTGGCCTGGGCCGGCCCTTGGCCGGCCGACGAACGGTGGTGGAGCCCGGTCCAGGCGCGCCGTCGCGCCTGGATGCAGGTCGTTCTCGACGGCGCTGAGCCCTCCGCGTTCCTCCTCGCGCTGGAGAGCGGCACCTGGCAACTAGCAGGGATCTACGACTGA
- a CDS encoding SAV_6107 family HEPN domain-containing protein translates to MRPSTAVGDTSRGTPVGIPASALPHRTPRELLALARHGLGEAAVTRAAGPRYATAHLAALRAAAAVLAVRARPLPPGTRRPRSRPASVWVLLTQVAPELGEWAAFFATAAVKRAAAEAGLPRAVTTREADDLLRDAERFCTLIETTLGLPAELPADAPRAG, encoded by the coding sequence ATCCGGCCGTCCACGGCCGTCGGCGACACGTCCCGGGGGACGCCGGTCGGCATCCCCGCGTCGGCGTTGCCGCACCGCACCCCGCGGGAGCTGCTGGCGCTGGCCCGGCACGGGCTGGGGGAGGCCGCGGTCACCAGGGCGGCCGGTCCCCGGTACGCCACCGCGCACCTGGCCGCGCTGCGTGCGGCGGCCGCGGTGCTCGCGGTCCGCGCTCGTCCGCTGCCGCCCGGCACCCGCCGGCCGCGGTCGCGGCCGGCCAGCGTCTGGGTGCTGCTCACCCAGGTCGCTCCCGAGCTGGGGGAGTGGGCCGCGTTCTTCGCGACCGCCGCGGTGAAGCGGGCCGCGGCCGAGGCCGGCCTGCCCCGCGCGGTCACGACCCGCGAGGCCGACGACCTGCTCCGCGACGCGGAGCGGTTCTGCACGCTCATCGAGACGACGCTCGGTCTGCCGGCCGAGCTCCCGGCGGACGCTCCCCGAGCCGGCTGA
- a CDS encoding class I SAM-dependent methyltransferase — MGWASPRRRVAPVPRSPRNAVVWAVLDAELTRGPAHVVDAGGGTGGFAVPLAQAGHTVTVVDPSPDALAALARRAAERGVADRITAYQGDADDLGGLLEPGTADVVLCHSVLEVVDDPGRTLAAVAGVLRPGGCASILVANRVAAVLARALAGHFAAARDSLDGELDPRRYDLEGLSALISKAGLVPERAHGVRVLADLVPGAVVDVEPGAADALTALELAMAERPPYRDIATQLHVLARR, encoded by the coding sequence ATAGGCTGGGCGTCTCCTCGACGAAGGGTGGCCCCCGTGCCCCGCAGCCCGCGCAACGCCGTGGTCTGGGCCGTACTCGACGCGGAACTCACCCGCGGCCCGGCTCACGTCGTCGACGCCGGCGGCGGTACCGGCGGGTTCGCGGTGCCGCTGGCGCAGGCCGGGCACACGGTCACGGTCGTCGACCCGAGCCCCGACGCGCTGGCCGCGCTGGCCCGCCGCGCCGCCGAGCGGGGCGTCGCCGACCGCATCACCGCGTACCAGGGCGACGCCGACGACCTCGGTGGCCTCCTCGAGCCGGGCACCGCGGACGTCGTCCTCTGCCACAGCGTCCTCGAGGTCGTCGACGACCCGGGCCGCACGCTGGCCGCGGTGGCCGGGGTGCTCCGCCCGGGCGGGTGCGCCAGCATTCTGGTCGCCAACCGGGTGGCTGCGGTGCTGGCCAGGGCCCTGGCCGGGCATTTCGCGGCGGCTCGCGACTCGCTCGACGGCGAGCTCGACCCCCGCCGCTACGACCTGGAGGGGTTGTCGGCGCTGATCTCCAAGGCCGGGCTCGTGCCCGAGCGCGCGCACGGCGTCCGCGTGCTGGCCGACCTCGTCCCCGGCGCCGTCGTCGACGTTGAGCCTGGTGCGGCCGACGCGCTCACCGCGCTCGAGCTCGCGATGGCCGAGCGTCCGCCCTACCGCGACATCGCGACCCAGCTCCACGTCCTGGCCCGCCGGTGA
- a CDS encoding alkaline phosphatase family protein: MTRPAPPAYGRRSAAELLPAAVRALGVFFPGDDALGLPAADRICVLILDGLGAALLSSHAGDAPFLASLNGAPPLTVGFPSTTATSMASFGTGLPPGQHGMLGYRVRNPDRGTLLNLLQWDKTTVPELWQPLPTVPEQAVAAGLPVFHAGPSAFSNSPLTRAVWRGAEYRSADGPGPLVAATAAAVAQEPRSLTIAYYAGVDHAGHVYGSESAAWRHELAIADRMVERLAGALPPDALLIVTGDHGMSDPLGRHDIDAVPALGDGVALLGGEARARHVYAVPGASSDVLAAWTSVLGEAAWVLSREQAIEAGWFGPVVRPEVLGRIGDVVAAARPGSALIATAVEPRESRLVGLHGSLAPEDLTVPLLLAQAARSVGGSA, translated from the coding sequence GTGACCCGGCCTGCTCCTCCGGCCTACGGCCGGCGCTCGGCCGCGGAACTGCTGCCCGCCGCCGTGCGCGCGCTCGGCGTCTTCTTTCCTGGGGACGACGCTCTGGGGCTTCCCGCCGCCGATCGGATCTGCGTTCTCATTCTGGACGGGTTGGGGGCGGCCCTGCTGTCGTCCCATGCCGGCGATGCCCCGTTCCTGGCGTCGCTGAACGGGGCCCCGCCGCTCACCGTGGGGTTCCCGTCGACGACCGCGACGAGCATGGCGAGCTTCGGCACCGGCCTGCCGCCCGGGCAGCACGGGATGCTGGGCTACCGGGTGCGCAACCCCGACCGGGGCACCCTGCTCAACCTGCTGCAGTGGGACAAGACGACGGTCCCCGAGCTCTGGCAGCCGCTGCCGACCGTGCCCGAGCAGGCGGTGGCGGCCGGGCTGCCGGTGTTCCACGCCGGCCCGTCGGCGTTCTCGAACTCACCGCTGACCCGGGCGGTCTGGCGGGGCGCGGAGTACCGGTCGGCCGACGGACCCGGCCCGCTGGTGGCCGCGACGGCCGCGGCGGTGGCCCAGGAGCCGCGGTCGCTGACGATCGCGTACTACGCCGGGGTCGACCACGCTGGGCACGTGTACGGGTCGGAGTCGGCGGCCTGGCGGCACGAGCTGGCGATCGCCGACCGGATGGTGGAGCGGCTGGCCGGGGCCTTGCCGCCGGACGCGCTGCTGATCGTGACCGGCGATCACGGGATGAGCGACCCGCTCGGGCGACACGACATCGACGCGGTTCCGGCGCTGGGGGACGGCGTAGCGCTACTGGGCGGCGAGGCCCGGGCCCGGCACGTGTACGCGGTGCCCGGGGCTTCGTCGGACGTGCTGGCGGCCTGGACGTCCGTGCTGGGGGAGGCGGCCTGGGTGCTCTCCCGGGAGCAGGCGATCGAGGCCGGGTGGTTCGGGCCGGTCGTGCGGCCCGAGGTGCTCGGACGGATCGGGGACGTGGTCGCGGCGGCCCGGCCCGGCTCGGCGCTGATCGCCACCGCGGTCGAGCCCCGCGAGTCGCGGTTGGTCGGGCTGCACGGATCGTTGGCTCCGGAAGATCTCACGGTGCCGCTGTTGCTGGCGCAGGCGGCCCGTTCTGTCGGAGGTTCGGCCTAG
- a CDS encoding error-prone DNA polymerase, giving the protein MGFDNPVLPWKTLERALSGEIPDGGDAPAWSRKRETYTAKTIKPPVTTPYAELHCHSNFSFLDGASHPEELVEEAVRLGLTGLALTDHDGMYGVVRFAEAAAAHGLATVFGAELSLGLKTPQNGVPDPEGDHLLVLARDPTGYHRLCSAMSEAHLRGKEKGRPVYDLDELAEAADGHWLILTGCRKGAVRKAEDPGRALKDLMTRFGRDNVVVELTDHGDPLDSERNDAFAELAAEHKIRTVATNNVHYATPARRKLATALAAVRARRSLDEIEGWLPAAATAHLRSGAEMAQKFARYPGAVANAAALAEECSFDLTLIAPKLPDSDVGPGHTEMSWLRHLTAIGARDRYGTREEHPHAYAQIDHELEVIEKLGFPGYFLIVESITTWCKQNDILCQGRGSAANSAVCFALGITNVDAVKYGLLFERFLAPEREGPPDIDLDIESGRRELVIQHVYDKYGRRRAAQVANVISYRPKSAIRDVAKAFGFSPGQQDAWSKQLEHWGKIDDADIPEHVTEMAEQLLHFPRHLGIHSGGMVLCDRPVTEVCPVEWARMENRTVLQWDKDDCAIAGLVKFDLLGLGMLTALHHCVDMVRDFSGLTVDLHKIPLDDKAVYEMLCEADSVGVFQVESRAQMATLPRLKPREFYDLVVEVALIRPGPIQGGSVHPYIRRRNGLEKPRYAHPLLENALSKTLGVPLFQEQLMQMAVDVAGFSASESDQLRRAIGSKRSPEKMAALRDRFYRGMAANGITGELADQIFAQLAAFANFGFPESHSVSFAALVLYSSWFKRYFPAAFCAALLASQPMGFYSPQSLVADARRHGVTVRGPDLNLSVAQATLERINTVISDWPDPGAAPRLDHAVRLGLASVRTIGDDLAERLVAEREENGPFTDMTNLTQRIALTAAQVEALATAGAFDGFGLSRRAALWAAGAVAQGRPDRLAGVVVGVEAPMLPGMSEVEEAVADVWATGVSPDSYPTQFVRDVLDARGALPISFLPEMSDGTRVLVGGVVTHRQRPATAGGVTFINLEDETGMLNVVCTEGFWARYRRIARGSAALLIRGRLQNVEGVIGVTAEFVEPLPLRVASTSRNFR; this is encoded by the coding sequence ATGGGCTTCGACAACCCGGTCCTGCCGTGGAAGACGCTGGAGCGCGCGCTGTCCGGGGAGATCCCCGACGGCGGCGACGCCCCCGCCTGGTCCCGCAAGCGGGAAACCTACACCGCGAAAACCATAAAACCTCCCGTAACCACCCCCTACGCCGAACTGCACTGCCACTCGAACTTCAGCTTTCTCGACGGCGCCAGCCACCCCGAGGAACTCGTCGAGGAGGCGGTCCGGCTCGGGCTGACCGGGCTCGCGCTCACCGACCACGACGGCATGTACGGGGTGGTCCGGTTCGCCGAGGCCGCCGCGGCCCACGGTCTGGCCACGGTGTTCGGCGCCGAGCTGAGTCTGGGGCTGAAAACGCCGCAGAACGGCGTCCCCGACCCGGAAGGGGACCACCTGCTGGTGCTGGCCCGCGACCCCACGGGTTACCACCGCCTCTGCTCGGCGATGAGCGAGGCGCACCTGCGCGGGAAAGAGAAGGGAAGGCCGGTCTACGACCTCGACGAACTGGCCGAGGCGGCCGACGGACACTGGCTGATCCTGACCGGCTGTCGGAAGGGGGCCGTCCGGAAAGCCGAAGACCCGGGAAGAGCCCTCAAGGACCTGATGACCCGCTTCGGGCGCGACAACGTCGTCGTCGAGCTCACCGACCACGGTGACCCGCTGGACTCCGAACGCAACGACGCCTTCGCCGAGCTCGCCGCAGAACACAAAATAAGAACCGTCGCGACCAACAACGTGCACTACGCCACCCCGGCCCGGCGCAAGCTCGCCACCGCCCTCGCGGCCGTGCGCGCCCGGCGCAGCCTGGACGAGATCGAGGGCTGGCTCCCCGCCGCCGCCACCGCCCACCTGCGGTCCGGCGCCGAAATGGCGCAAAAATTCGCCCGCTACCCGGGCGCGGTCGCGAACGCCGCAGCACTGGCCGAAGAGTGCTCCTTCGACCTGACGCTGATCGCTCCGAAGCTGCCCGACTCCGACGTCGGCCCGGGCCACACCGAGATGAGCTGGTTGCGCCACTTGACCGCGATCGGCGCGAGAGACCGGTACGGCACCCGCGAGGAACACCCGCACGCCTACGCCCAGATCGACCACGAACTCGAGGTGATCGAGAAGCTGGGCTTCCCCGGCTACTTCCTGATCGTCGAGTCGATCACGACCTGGTGCAAGCAGAACGACATCCTCTGCCAGGGCCGCGGCTCGGCCGCGAACTCCGCGGTCTGCTTCGCGCTCGGCATCACGAACGTCGACGCGGTCAAGTACGGCCTGCTCTTCGAGCGGTTCCTGGCCCCGGAGCGGGAGGGTCCGCCGGACATCGACCTCGACATCGAGTCCGGCCGCCGCGAGCTGGTCATCCAGCACGTCTACGACAAATACGGACGCCGCCGGGCCGCGCAGGTCGCGAACGTGATCAGCTACCGCCCGAAATCGGCGATCCGGGACGTCGCCAAAGCCTTCGGATTCTCACCCGGCCAGCAGGACGCCTGGAGCAAGCAGCTCGAACACTGGGGGAAGATCGACGACGCCGACATCCCGGAGCACGTCACCGAGATGGCCGAGCAGCTGCTGCATTTCCCCCGTCACCTGGGCATCCACTCCGGCGGCATGGTGCTCTGCGACCGGCCGGTCACCGAGGTCTGCCCGGTGGAGTGGGCCCGGATGGAGAACCGCACGGTCCTGCAGTGGGACAAGGACGACTGCGCGATCGCCGGCCTGGTCAAGTTCGACCTGCTCGGGCTGGGCATGCTGACCGCGCTGCACCACTGCGTGGACATGGTCCGCGACTTCTCCGGCCTCACCGTCGACCTGCACAAGATCCCGCTGGACGACAAGGCCGTCTACGAGATGCTCTGCGAGGCCGACTCGGTCGGGGTGTTCCAGGTGGAGAGCCGGGCCCAGATGGCGACGCTGCCCCGGCTGAAGCCGCGCGAGTTCTACGACCTGGTCGTCGAGGTCGCGCTGATCCGGCCGGGGCCGATCCAGGGCGGGTCGGTGCACCCGTACATCCGCCGGCGCAACGGGCTGGAGAAGCCCCGGTACGCGCACCCGCTGCTGGAGAACGCGCTGTCCAAGACGCTCGGCGTCCCGCTGTTCCAGGAGCAGCTGATGCAGATGGCGGTCGACGTCGCCGGGTTCAGCGCGTCCGAGTCCGACCAGCTGCGCCGGGCGATCGGCTCGAAGCGCTCCCCGGAGAAGATGGCCGCTCTTCGCGATCGCTTCTATCGGGGCATGGCCGCGAACGGCATCACCGGCGAGCTCGCCGACCAGATCTTCGCCCAGCTGGCCGCGTTCGCGAACTTCGGTTTCCCGGAGAGCCACTCGGTGAGCTTCGCCGCGCTGGTGCTCTACAGCTCCTGGTTCAAGCGGTACTTCCCGGCCGCGTTCTGTGCGGCGCTGCTCGCGTCGCAGCCGATGGGGTTCTACTCGCCGCAGTCGCTGGTCGCCGACGCGCGACGGCACGGCGTCACGGTCCGCGGGCCGGACCTGAACCTGAGCGTTGCACAAGCGACCCTAGAACGTATAAATACTGTCATTTCAGACTGGCCTGATCCCGGGGCCGCGCCCCGGCTCGACCACGCGGTCCGGCTCGGCCTCGCCTCGGTCCGGACGATCGGCGACGACCTGGCCGAGCGCCTCGTCGCCGAGCGGGAGGAGAACGGCCCGTTCACCGACATGACGAACCTGACCCAGCGGATCGCGCTGACCGCGGCCCAGGTCGAGGCGCTGGCCACGGCCGGCGCGTTCGACGGGTTCGGGCTCTCCCGCCGGGCCGCCCTGTGGGCGGCCGGCGCCGTCGCCCAGGGCCGGCCCGACCGGCTGGCCGGCGTCGTGGTCGGGGTGGAGGCGCCGATGCTGCCCGGGATGTCGGAGGTGGAGGAGGCGGTCGCCGACGTCTGGGCGACGGGCGTCTCGCCGGACAGTTACCCGACGCAGTTCGTCCGCGATGTTCTGGACGCCCGGGGAGCGCTGCCGATTTCTTTTCTGCCGGAGATGTCGGATGGAACCAGAGTGCTCGTCGGAGGCGTGGTGACCCACCGGCAGCGCCCGGCCACCGCCGGCGGCGTCACGTTCATCAACCTCGAGGACGAGACCGGCATGCTCAACGTCGTCTGCACCGAGGGGTTCTGGGCCCGCTACCGCCGGATCGCCCGGGGTTCGGCCGCGCTGCTGATCCGTGGGCGGCTGCAGAACGTCGAGGGGGTGATCGGGGTGACCGCCGAGTTCGTGGAGCCGCTGCCGCTCCGGGTAGCGAGTACGTCCCGGAACTTCCGGTAA
- a CDS encoding DNA polymerase IV, translating to MGRSQSLPRSGPGGELGDDTGCTILHVDMDAFFVSVEVRRDPSLRGKPVVVGGTGPRGVVSSASYEARAFGVRSAMPTSRARRLCPQAIYIQPEHGAYGEVSAAVMQIFRDVTPLVEPLSLDEAFLDVAGARRLLGSPAEIGRLIRRRVAEEQQITCSVGVASTKFVAKLASTRCKPDGLAVVPADGVLEYLHPLPVGALWGVGDRTGEQLDKLGLRTVGDLAALPLAVLRRSVGEAQAAHLHALAWGRDPRRVVVGTPDKSIGAEETFDVDVADSDLINRELLRLSEKTAARLRSTGQVGRTVVIKVRFGDFSTVNRSRTLQSPTDGTQEIYDTARRLYVGLSPTMPIRLVGVRVEGIGPAAAVARQPTLDEPDRGWTEADRAVDAVARRFGSGAIRPAALVRPNVRTAPNVDEVRARGERRSQKGPNKGSTEGNGQL from the coding sequence ATGGGACGGTCGCAGTCGTTGCCGCGTTCGGGGCCTGGCGGCGAGCTGGGTGACGACACCGGGTGCACGATCCTGCACGTCGACATGGATGCGTTCTTCGTCTCGGTCGAGGTGCGGCGGGATCCGTCGCTGCGCGGGAAGCCGGTCGTGGTCGGTGGCACCGGCCCGCGGGGCGTGGTGTCGTCGGCCAGCTACGAGGCCCGCGCGTTCGGCGTCCGCAGCGCGATGCCGACGTCCCGGGCCCGGCGGCTGTGCCCACAGGCCATCTACATCCAGCCCGAGCACGGCGCCTACGGCGAGGTCTCGGCCGCCGTGATGCAGATCTTCCGTGACGTCACGCCGCTGGTCGAGCCGCTCAGCCTGGACGAGGCGTTCCTCGACGTGGCCGGGGCCCGCCGGCTGCTCGGCTCCCCGGCCGAGATCGGCCGGCTGATCCGTCGCCGGGTCGCCGAGGAGCAGCAGATCACGTGTTCGGTGGGCGTCGCGTCCACGAAGTTCGTCGCCAAGCTCGCGTCCACCCGCTGCAAGCCCGACGGGCTCGCGGTCGTCCCGGCCGACGGCGTGCTCGAGTATCTGCACCCGCTGCCGGTCGGCGCGCTGTGGGGCGTCGGCGACCGCACCGGCGAGCAGCTCGACAAGCTCGGCCTGCGCACGGTGGGCGACCTGGCCGCCCTGCCGCTAGCGGTGCTGCGCCGCTCGGTGGGGGAGGCCCAGGCGGCCCACCTGCACGCGCTGGCCTGGGGTCGCGACCCGCGCCGGGTGGTCGTCGGCACCCCCGACAAGTCGATCGGGGCCGAGGAGACGTTCGACGTGGACGTCGCCGATTCGGATCTGATCAATCGGGAACTACTCAGGCTGTCGGAGAAGACGGCGGCCCGTTTGCGGTCGACCGGGCAGGTGGGGAGAACCGTCGTGATCAAGGTGCGATTCGGCGACTTCTCCACCGTGAACCGCTCCCGCACGCTCCAGTCGCCCACCGACGGCACCCAGGAGATCTACGACACAGCCCGGCGCTTGTACGTTGGTTTGTCGCCCACGATGCCGATCCGTCTCGTTGGCGTCCGGGTCGAGGGCATCGGCCCGGCCGCCGCGGTGGCCCGCCAGCCGACGCTCGACGAGCCCGATCGCGGGTGGACCGAGGCCGACCGCGCGGTGGACGCGGTCGCGCGTCGATTCGGCAGCGGAGCGATTCGTCCGGCGGCTCTGGTCCGCCCGAACGTTCGGACCGCGCCGAACGTTGATGAAGTCAGGGCACGCGGGGAAAGAAGAAGTCAGAAAGGGCCCAATAAGGGCTCCACGGAGGGAAACGGACAGTTGTGA
- a CDS encoding DUF6504 family protein, whose translation MAEETEVRRGGGADAPVEFRWNGQIHRVREVLTHHRIRHSPRPGSSTRPDLPPSPAVVDELEARRAARSAEPTELPTDLTASMRPPDEEVWRVRASPSALLPAPALAGVFDLSFDWAVGHWTVTRIDILEEEL comes from the coding sequence GTGGCCGAGGAGACCGAAGTCCGGCGCGGTGGTGGCGCGGACGCTCCGGTGGAGTTCCGCTGGAACGGTCAGATCCACCGGGTGCGTGAGGTTCTCACCCATCACCGCATCCGGCACTCTCCGCGGCCCGGTTCCTCGACCCGCCCCGATCTCCCTCCTTCCCCGGCTGTGGTGGACGAGCTGGAAGCTCGCCGGGCGGCTCGCTCGGCCGAGCCGACCGAGCTGCCCACGGATCTCACGGCCTCGATGCGCCCGCCCGACGAAGAGGTCTGGCGGGTCCGGGCGAGCCCGTCGGCATTGCTGCCTGCGCCCGCGCTCGCCGGCGTTTTCGACCTGAGTTTCGACTGGGCGGTCGGTCACTGGACCGTCACCAGGATCGACATCCTCGAGGAGGAGTTGTGA
- a CDS encoding DUF3040 domain-containing protein produces the protein MPLSENEQRLLEQIERGLLADDPKFADKVRSTDPRHRAVRRGALAVALFLAGVAIMVFGLVSKIAPGGVPLLGILGFVVMFGAAVLGVQSYLYTGRGDQRPLHAVGSEPPKGRGRSRGHRSSLLDRLEERWRRRADEDR, from the coding sequence GTGCCGCTCTCTGAGAACGAGCAAAGGCTGCTCGAGCAGATCGAGCGCGGCTTGCTCGCGGACGATCCCAAGTTCGCGGACAAGGTTCGCTCGACCGACCCTCGGCATCGCGCAGTTCGGCGCGGTGCGCTCGCGGTCGCTCTGTTCCTCGCTGGTGTCGCGATCATGGTGTTCGGCCTGGTCAGCAAGATCGCTCCCGGGGGAGTGCCGCTGCTGGGGATCCTCGGCTTCGTGGTGATGTTCGGTGCCGCGGTGCTCGGGGTCCAGTCCTACCTGTACACCGGTCGTGGCGATCAGCGACCGCTGCACGCCGTCGGCAGCGAGCCGCCGAAGGGGCGGGGACGGAGCCGGGGCCACCGGTCGTCGCTGCTCGATCGGTTGGAGGAGCGCTGGCGCCGCCGGGCCGACGAGGACCGCTGA